In one Rutidosis leptorrhynchoides isolate AG116_Rl617_1_P2 chromosome 8, CSIRO_AGI_Rlap_v1, whole genome shotgun sequence genomic region, the following are encoded:
- the LOC139863410 gene encoding uncharacterized protein, giving the protein MKNNYIPQKIGIFVWRTLRGRIPVRVELDRRGIDLDSILCPMCNDYIETVEHAIISCKVAKDIWKAIYNWWGSNPPDNASLSNHFSGSGRDNLPGGNKKIWQAVEWVSGYFIWKKRNQKIFRNDSWASSKVVSEIQVKTFEWITNRSRRKSLEWIQWLTNPINLGSPRTNNREPG; this is encoded by the coding sequence ATGAAGAACAATTATATCCCACAAAAAATAGGTATTTTTGTGTGGAGAACCTTACGAGGTAGAATCCCTGTTAGAGTAGAACTAGATAGGCGTGGAATCGATTTAGACTCTATATTATGTCCCATGTGCAATGACTACATCGAAACTGTGGAGCACGCTATCATCTCGTGTAAAGTGGCGAAGGACATATGGAAAGCTATCTATAATTGGTGGGGGTCTAATCCTCCCGATAACGCTAGCTTATCCAATCACTTCTCGGGCTCGGGTAGAGATAACCTTCCAGGTGGGAACAAGAAAATCTGGCAAGCGGTTGAATGGGTCTCCGGGTACTTTATATGGAAAAAAAGGAATCAAAAAATATTTCGGAATGACTCATGGGCAAGCTCGAAGGTTGTAAGTGAAATCCAAGTCAAAACATTTGAGTGGATCACTAATCGCTCGAGGAGAAAATCGTTGGAATGGATACAATGGCTTACGAATCCGATCAACTTGGGATCTCCACGCACGAACAACCGGGAACCAGGCTGA
- the LOC139862881 gene encoding glycerol-3-phosphate acyltransferase 1-like: MDFLMVFLKLAEWLVYHLLANSCYKAAMKLKNHAFFLLKNHPSQKSPHHQFPSFPTFTKCCFNKNQETLVCDIQNTLLLNSKSFFPYFMLVSFEGGSIFRAIILLLSYPLLLLLDHELGLRMMIFITFCGLKLKTMENVSRAVLHKFYLENLNLQVHELLASARSYGIKVLIFTRVPRVLVEGFCKEYLSIDNVMGTELHSVGGYFSGFVKSEGVVVKHNAVKEWFGNDRKPDIGVGSCYFHDQLFISQCKESYLVSKEDGKSSARTIMPREKYPKPLVFHDGRLAFYPTPLATLCMFLWFPFGILLAIIRLFVGIVLPYPISRILGGFTGVNISIEGCDYSWENKNKRSGVLFVCTHRTLLDPVFLTMTIGKSMTAVTYSLSKMSEVISPIKTVRLTRDRKQDGETMHKLLSEGDLIVCPEGTTCREPYLLRFSSLFAELTDEIVPVAMNTHVTMFYGTTASGLKCLDPIFFLMNPRPSYHVKVIGKLAKELSCGAGGKSSHDVANYIQKQLGDALGFECTNLTRRDKYLMLAGNQGIVEDKSKKCQS; this comes from the exons ATGGATTTCCTTATGGTTTTTCTAAAATTAGCAGAGTGGTTGGTATACCATTTGCTAGCTAATTCATGTTACAAAGCTGCAATGAAGCTTAAAAATCATGCCTTTTTCTTACTAAAAAATCACCCATCTCAAAAATCACCACACCACCAATTTCCATCATTTCCTACTTTCACAAAATGTTGTTTTAACAAAAATCAAGAAACTTTAGTATGTGACATTCAGAACAccttattgttaaactcaaagtctTTCTTTCCATACTTCATGTTAGTTTCATTTGAAGGTGGTAGCATATTTAGAGCAATTATCTTGTTATTATCCTACCCTTTGTTACTTCTTCTTGACCATGAGTTAGGTTTAAGGATGATGATATTTATAACTTTTTGTGGGCTTAAGTTGAAAACCATGGAGAATGTAAGCAGGGCAGTTTTACACAAATTTTATCTTGAGAATTTAAACCTTCAAGTTCATGAATTATTAGCATCTGCAAGAAGTTATGGCATTAAAGTTTTGATCTTTACAAGAGTTCCAAGAGTGTTGGTTGAAGGGTTTTGTAAAGAATATTTAAGTATTGATAATGTAATGGGGACCGAGTTGCATAGTGTTGGGGGGTATTTTAGTGGTTTTGTAAAAAGTGAAGGGGTGGTTGTGAAACATAATGCAGTAAAAGAATGGTTTGGAAATGATAGAAAACCAGATATTGGTGTTGGAAGTTGTTATTTTCATGATCAACTCTTTATCTCCCAATGCAAG gaaagttatcttgtgagCAAAGAAGATGGAAAAAGTAGTGCAAGAACAATTATGCCAAGAGAAAAGTACCCAAAACCATTAGTTTTTCATGATGGAAGACTAGCTTTTTACCCAACACCATTAGCAACCTTATGCATGTTTCTATGGTTTCCTTTTGGGATTTTACTAGCAATTATAAGGCTTTTTGTGGGCATTGTTTTGCCTTATCCGATATCGCGAATCCTTGGTGGTTTCACCGGTGTAAATATATCAATAGAAGGTTGCGATTACTCATGGGAAAACAAAAACAAACGAAGCGGTGTTCTCTTTGTTTGCACACATCGAACCCTTTTAGATCCGGTTTTCTTAACCATGACCATTGGTAAATCAATGACCGCGGTCACTTATAGTCTAAGTAAAATGTCCGAAGTCATTTCACCCATAAAAACAGTCCGGTTAACACGCGATAGAAAGCAAGATGGCGAAACAATGCACAAATTACTAAGTGAAGGCGATTTAATCGTGTGTCCTGAAGGAACAACTTGTAGGGAGCCTTATTTGTTGAGATTTAGCTCGTTGTTCGCTGAGTTGACCGACGAAATTGTGCCTGTTGCAATGAACACACATGTGACCATGTTTTACGGGACAACGGCTAGTGGGCTCAAGTGTTTGGACCCTATTTTTTTCCTAATGAATCCTAGACCAAGTTATCATGTTAAAGTGATTGGGAAATTGGCTAAGGAACTCAGTTGTGGTGCTGGTGGTAAGTCTAGCCATGATGTGGCTAACTATATTCAGAAACAACTTGGTGATGCTTTGGGATTTGAGTGCACAAATTTAACTAGAAGGGATAAATATCTGATGTTGGCTGGGAATCAAGGAATTGTTGAGGATAAAAGCAAAAAATGTCAATCTTAA